The nucleotide sequence tcaacactttgtttactttatgtttcattgatatgttcagtttctttaaatgtgactttttcctgtgtgtttttatccatggaggctctcactgctcatcaccatgtttttaacttctctttgttctaaatgttaatttcatgtttgtattgatgtatttgtgtctgttgtttcttaaacagagaaaacagcagaacttccttcatcacagatattttgttctcatcactttgtaaattcataaagaaatgttcaatcaaactgtaatgatcatgataataatcattaatgatgttcttgtacatagctgacattctgggttaaactaactgactgtgtggatgaagtcaatctgaacatgaaatcattgatcacactttactgattggatgtgtgaacaatctgaagcttcaataatcaataaacaggatttttatcaacagtgatcaaagtgttttcttcttttactgtaatactgcatactacatcactataatactgcagtacttttactgtaatactgcatactacatcactcataatactgcagtacttttactgtaatactgcatactacatcactcataatactgcagtacttttactgtaatactgcatactacatcactcataatactgcagtacttttactgtaatactgcatactacatcactcataatactgcagtacttttactgtaatactgcatactacatcactcataatactgcagtacttttactgtaatactgcatactacattgctcataatactgcagtacttttactgtaatactgcatactacatcactcataatactgtagtacttttactgtaatactgcagtacttttactgtaatactgcatactacatcactcataatactgcagtacttttactgtaatactttaactacatgaCTCATAATAGAGTATTTTTGCTATAAACGAGTATTTTTGTTATaatagtacttttacttaagtaaagtatctgagtacttcttccatcGCTGCCAACATAATAAATAACTCAGACAACAGAAAATGACGTCCACATGTGTTCAGTGTGTctaactttcttcttcttccttacAGCTCCATCTAGTGGAAAACACGGCGAACTGCACTCTATAGTTTACTGCATCACAGAATAAAACGAGTTCTACATTATCCTCAAACTAAAGGACACACAGCATCAGACagtcttctctttctttatcaattaatctttatatgtacttataaaataaaagtcgAGGCTTTTGATTCATAtcttacactgcactgtaactctTATTCTCCTGTTGTGTCTGTTATTctactttagtttttattatttccaattgaacactttttaattgtatttacatgtctttttaaaaaatatcaccTCGTGTTGCTTTTACATTATCTTGATggcttttgtgttttatataaaagcacttttaaattctttgtttttgaaatatgCAACACAAATAAGACTCGCCTTCTCTATAGTTAACGGTTCGGTTCACAGTAACTGGAGAGCTGACAGGAAGTTCTTATATGAGTGATGCTTAGTTAAAATATATTCTGACCATGCATAGCAGTCAGTTTATATTAGGATGTTATATTACAGAATTACTATGGCTTATAGTTGTATTAACGTTATTCTAAAATGAGTCTACTCTGATTGAATGCATTTTTGAATCAGTAGATTTCTCTCAATGAATTTGGGCTTCAGGGTAATTAGGAGACCAGCTGTGTCATTAACTTGAATTAGAAACGTTGTTCaggtaaagaaataaaaagtaaatgaacTTATTGAAAGCTGCTGTTGGTCCTAAAATGTCACAGTGGAGTATCAGACTGTCAGCTGAGTTTACGCCTCCTCAGGGTTCACAGGTCTGTCTTGTTATGCAGATTAAGTCACAGTGAGtcaggtgtgactgtgtgatgtaacCACATGCAGGTGATCCCCAAAACTGTGAATATTCAGTTATTATAGCGATGCAGCACATTGATATTAATGAgtcatatataaaatactgcagaactgtaatactttaactacatcactcataatactgcagtacttttactgtaatactgcatactacatcactcataatactgcagtacttttactgtaatactgcatactacatcactcataatactgcagtacttttactgtaatactgcatactacatcactcataatactgcagtacttttactgtaggaggatttttcatgcagtatttttacttgtaatggagtatttgtacatagcagtaaagttaaatgttgagcagcttttaactgagactttactgtaaatgaggaaacacagtttgaatccacagtgcggctcctcgtcctgataaccgtccctgttctttaaacacaacaagctccactctgggatcagaGTTCCTTGTTCTCTCCCTTCAGGTCTACAGgttgtagatgggtgtaaccaacatgtgacgcagcacagagctgtcaggctgcatttatGACTGAATCACATGATCAGATCAAAGTTCAAACCTGTTTCATTTATCAGGAAGTGAAGCTCAGTCAGTCGTTGCCTCTGAGggctgaaatggcgcagaaagatcagctggaccgGGAAACACTCAGCTGttcgatctgtctggatctactgaaggatccggtgggtcttccctgtggacacagctactgtatgagctgtattaaaggattctgggatggagaggatcagaggaagatctacagctgccctcagtgcagagaggccttcacaccgaggcctgtcctgaagaaaaacaccatgttagcagctttagtggagcagctgaagaagactggactccaagctgctcctgctgatcactgctatgctggacctgaagatgtggcctgtgatttctgcactgggaggaagctgaaagccttcaagtcctgtctggtgtgtctggcctcttactgtgagaatcacctccagtctcACTATGATGTAGctccattaaagaaacacaagctggtggagccctccaagaagctccaagagaacatctgctctcgtcatgataaATTCATGGagatattctgccgtacagataagaagagtatctgttatctgtgcactatggatgatcataaaggccacgacacagtcccagctgcagcagaaaggactgagaggcagagagagctcgaggtgagtcgactaaacatccagcagagaatccaggacagagagaaagatgtgaagctgctacaacaggaggtggaggccgtcagtctctctgctgataaagcagtggaggacagtgagaagatcttcactcagctgattcgtctcctccagaaaagaagctctgatgtgaagcagcagatcagatcccagcaggaaactgaagtgagtggagtcaaagagcttcaggagaagctgcagcaggagatcactgagctgaagaggaaagacgctgaactgaagc is from Scomber scombrus chromosome 5, fScoSco1.1, whole genome shotgun sequence and encodes:
- the LOC133979993 gene encoding tripartite motif-containing protein 16-like, whose product is MAQKDQLDRETLSCSICLDLLKDPVGLPCGHSYCMSCIKGFWDGEDQRKIYSCPQCREAFTPRPVLKKNTMLAALVEQLKKTGLQAAPADHCYAGPEDVACDFCTGRKLKAFKSCLVCLASYCENHLQSHYDVAPLKKHKLVEPSKKLQENICSRHDKFMEIFCRTDKKSICYLCTMDDHKGHDTVPAAAERTERQRELEVSRLNIQQRIQDREKDVKLLQQEVEAVSLSADKAVEDSEKIFTQLIRLLQKRSSDVKQQIRSQQETEVSGVKELQEKLQQEITELKRKDAELKQLSHTEDHNQFLHNYPSVSQLSEPTDSSSINIRPLRYFEDVTAAVSELRDKLQDILKEEWTNISLTGTEVDVLLPEPEPKTRAEFLKYSREITLDPNTAHTRLLLSDGNRKVEYTKQQQSYSSHTDRFTNYLQVLSRESLTGRCYWEVEWRGEQVFVSVAYKNISRAGDESLFGRNDKSWSLWCDTNSYVFWFNNISTTVSGPVSSRVGVYLDHRAGILSFYSVSETMTLLHRVQTTFTQPLYAGLYVDYDSTAELCKVK